The Candidatus Poribacteria bacterium genomic sequence ACCGATAATCAATTGCTGACAGTCATTTCTATAGGAGAAAAAATTATAATGTTCATGCAATTAAAATCCGATGAATCCGGATTAACCCTAATTGAACTAACGATTGTCATTGTCATCTTAGGCATTTTAGCAGCCTTCATCGCTCCGCGAGTTATAAACGCGCCTCAGCAAGCGAA encodes the following:
- a CDS encoding prepilin-type N-terminal cleavage/methylation domain-containing protein — encoded protein: MFMQLKSDESGLTLIELTIVIVILGILAAFIAPRVINAPQQAKVAKAQTEVNAIKTALEQY